In a single window of the Neosynechococcus sphagnicola sy1 genome:
- a CDS encoding N-acetylneuraminate synthase family protein, whose translation MNRKTIVIAEIGENHIGNWQLVPSMIQAAAAAGADIVKFQSYFGADVAADDPEREWFTQVQLSNDRHFQFKALAEAAGIEFLSTPFSIERAQFLVEVLGLRKIKIASSEMLNWGLLDYLNGRVETLFLSTGLATLAEIQQAVAHLDRIPHLYILQCTTQYPCPEEEANLAVISTLKASFPQHHVGYSDHTLGLLAPVLAVALGAEVIEKHLTLDKSLPGTDHILSVTPTELAQLVAQIRSTETLLGGAEKQPTANEAQIRAFVRNRFPKVPAPTTAV comes from the coding sequence GTGAACCGCAAAACCATCGTCATCGCTGAAATTGGCGAAAATCATATTGGCAATTGGCAGCTGGTGCCCTCCATGATTCAGGCCGCCGCCGCCGCCGGGGCTGACATTGTCAAGTTTCAGTCCTACTTTGGTGCTGACGTGGCGGCAGATGACCCGGAGCGGGAGTGGTTCACCCAGGTTCAACTCTCCAATGACCGCCATTTCCAATTTAAAGCTCTGGCGGAGGCAGCCGGGATTGAGTTCCTGAGTACGCCCTTTAGTATTGAGCGGGCTCAGTTTTTAGTTGAAGTATTGGGACTGCGAAAAATTAAAATCGCCTCCTCTGAGATGCTGAACTGGGGGTTACTAGATTACTTAAATGGACGGGTGGAGACGCTGTTTCTCTCCACGGGGTTGGCAACCCTGGCTGAAATTCAACAAGCCGTTGCCCACCTGGATCGGATTCCCCATCTCTATATTCTGCAATGTACCACCCAGTATCCTTGCCCCGAGGAGGAGGCCAATCTAGCGGTAATTTCTACCCTCAAAGCCAGCTTTCCCCAGCACCATGTGGGCTACTCTGACCATACCCTGGGGTTACTAGCCCCGGTGCTGGCAGTGGCTCTAGGGGCTGAAGTGATTGAAAAGCACTTGACGTTAGATAAGTCCCTACCGGGTACCGATCACATTTTGTCGGTAACACCAACCGAACTCGCCCAACTGGTGGCGCAAATTCGCAGCACCGAAACCTTACTGGGCGGTGCAGAGAAGCAGCCAACGGCCAATGAAGCCCAGATTCGTGCCTTTGTCCGCAATCGCTTCCCTAAAGTTCCAGCTCCCACCACTGCCGTTTAG
- a CDS encoding glycosyltransferase family 2 protein, giving the protein MNISVIVCCYNDAPFVAQALTSLYGQTLPPDQYEVIFVNDGSTDETVAAIAPFQAQPNFRYFHHATNLGLAAACNRGLEAAQGDYVIRLDADDQIAPEILASMAASLETGDTDLVISDRYEVMLADQTRRYIALDPGNLYTWIAAGTLMRRDLLQAIGGYRPLFWEEYDLYIRYLLRSGRPPLHLPRPLYHYTIRRGSMTADLGRVSAGWAELTNQWGLEILEQFGRLPMS; this is encoded by the coding sequence ATGAACATCAGTGTGATTGTCTGCTGTTATAACGATGCCCCCTTTGTGGCCCAGGCGTTGACCAGTTTGTATGGTCAAACCTTGCCCCCTGACCAATACGAAGTCATCTTTGTCAACGATGGATCCACCGATGAGACCGTGGCGGCGATCGCCCCGTTTCAAGCCCAACCCAACTTTCGCTATTTCCACCATGCCACCAATTTAGGACTGGCTGCTGCCTGTAATCGAGGACTGGAGGCAGCCCAGGGAGACTATGTGATTCGCCTCGATGCCGATGATCAGATCGCACCCGAGATTCTGGCATCTATGGCTGCATCCCTGGAAACAGGTGATACCGATCTCGTGATCAGCGATCGCTACGAGGTGATGTTAGCAGACCAAACGAGACGGTACATTGCCCTTGATCCCGGCAATCTCTACACCTGGATTGCTGCCGGCACCCTGATGCGCCGGGATTTACTGCAAGCCATTGGCGGCTATCGGCCGCTGTTTTGGGAGGAATACGATTTATATATCCGCTATCTGCTCCGCAGTGGTCGCCCACCGCTGCATCTTCCCCGACCGCTCTATCACTACACCATTCGCCGGGGCAGCATGACGGCGGATCTAGGCCGAGTCAGTGCCGGGTGGGCAGAGCTGACGAACCAGTGGGGGCTGGAGATCCTAGAGCAATTTGGTAGACTACCAATGTCGTAA
- a CDS encoding class I SAM-dependent methyltransferase: MATTDYHDYLIKDGQFIGAFEAMYQNCPDPWGQDSLDYLSHDLALPLLSRRRYHQLLDLGCGKGRLTQRLQVATGATVTAIDISPTAVAAAQARYPEIQFLAAPIPPLPFPDASFDLVVSAELLWYVLPQLPALFAEIQRVLIPGGHYLMVQQFYQPGEQKYGNEMMQSPADLLPMLPFQVVQEIEVNRFSNYKYIALVAHQPTAS, translated from the coding sequence ACTACCATGACTACTTAATCAAAGACGGGCAGTTCATTGGGGCCTTTGAAGCCATGTACCAGAACTGTCCTGATCCCTGGGGTCAAGATAGTCTGGACTACTTGTCCCACGATCTCGCTTTACCGCTATTAAGTCGTCGTCGGTATCACCAGCTCCTCGATCTTGGCTGTGGTAAAGGCCGGTTGACGCAGCGATTGCAAGTGGCAACCGGGGCTACTGTCACCGCCATTGATATCTCACCGACCGCCGTGGCGGCGGCTCAAGCCCGGTATCCAGAGATTCAATTCCTCGCCGCCCCTATCCCCCCGCTGCCCTTTCCAGATGCCAGTTTTGATCTAGTGGTGTCGGCGGAACTGCTCTGGTACGTTCTCCCACAGCTCCCAGCGCTATTTGCTGAAATTCAACGGGTGTTAATTCCCGGTGGTCATTATCTGATGGTGCAGCAGTTTTACCAACCGGGAGAACAGAAGTATGGCAATGAAATGATGCAATCCCCCGCCGATTTACTGCCAATGCTGCCCTTTCAGGTGGTACAAGAGATTGAAGTCAATCGGTTTTCAAATTATAAATACATTGCCCTCGTTGCCCATCAGCCGACAGCATCATGA